The Pseudodesulfovibrio sp. S3 genome has a segment encoding these proteins:
- the hcp gene encoding hydroxylamine reductase, translating into MFCYQCEQAAKGGCTKVGVCGKTDNTATLQDLLLYVTKGLSQVAIAARNAGIEDPKVNLFTVKAVFSTLTNVNFDDARFVALINECVALRDGLKAKVSGVAFDGPAVFMPAADLSGMVLQGKGFGVENDPEPNADLKSLKQTLTYGLKGVAAYADHAAILGKEDNELYAKIQGLLVATLSTDLTLEQCVEAALECGRINIRAMELLDDANTSTYGHPEPTEVKLGPSAGKAILVSGHDLKDLETLLKQTEGKCINVYTHGEMLPCHGYPELKKYAHLAGHYGTAWQNQKKEFAEFPGAILMTTNCIQDPKNYIDAIFTTGLVGWPGAVHVGNDDFTPVIEKALSMEGFKEDIDKGSVMTGFARNAVMSVAGTVIDAVKAGKIRHFFLVGGCDGAKPGRNYYTEFVEKAPADTVILTLACGKFRFFDKKLGDIGGIPRLLDIGQCNDAYSAVQIALALADAFECGVNDLPLSLVLSWYEQKAVAILLSLLALGIKNIKLGPTLPAFVTPNVLNYLVENYNIAPITTPDADLAELLG; encoded by the coding sequence ATGTTTTGTTATCAATGTGAACAGGCTGCCAAAGGCGGCTGCACCAAAGTCGGCGTGTGTGGTAAAACAGATAATACCGCCACTCTTCAGGACCTTCTTCTTTATGTGACCAAGGGGCTTTCCCAGGTGGCCATTGCCGCACGCAATGCCGGCATCGAAGACCCGAAAGTGAACCTCTTCACGGTCAAGGCGGTTTTTTCCACCCTGACCAACGTCAACTTCGACGACGCCCGTTTCGTCGCCCTCATCAATGAATGTGTGGCCCTGCGTGACGGACTCAAGGCAAAGGTCTCCGGTGTTGCATTTGACGGCCCGGCCGTGTTCATGCCCGCTGCCGATCTCTCCGGCATGGTCCTTCAGGGCAAGGGGTTCGGCGTTGAAAACGACCCGGAACCCAACGCGGACCTCAAGTCTCTCAAGCAGACCCTGACTTACGGTCTCAAGGGCGTGGCCGCCTACGCCGATCACGCCGCCATTCTCGGCAAGGAGGACAATGAACTCTACGCCAAGATTCAAGGTCTGCTCGTTGCCACCCTGTCCACCGACCTGACCCTGGAGCAGTGCGTCGAGGCCGCGCTGGAATGCGGCCGCATCAACATCCGCGCCATGGAGCTGCTGGACGACGCCAACACCTCCACCTATGGCCATCCCGAACCCACCGAAGTCAAGCTCGGACCCTCCGCAGGCAAGGCTATCCTTGTTTCCGGTCACGACCTCAAGGACCTCGAAACCCTGCTCAAGCAGACCGAGGGCAAGTGCATCAACGTCTATACCCACGGCGAGATGCTGCCCTGCCATGGCTATCCCGAACTGAAGAAATATGCGCACCTGGCCGGTCACTACGGCACTGCCTGGCAGAATCAGAAGAAGGAATTCGCCGAGTTCCCCGGTGCCATTCTCATGACCACCAACTGCATCCAGGACCCGAAAAACTACATTGACGCCATCTTTACCACCGGCCTGGTCGGCTGGCCCGGCGCTGTGCATGTGGGCAATGACGATTTCACGCCTGTTATTGAAAAAGCTCTTTCAATGGAAGGATTTAAAGAGGATATCGATAAGGGATCGGTAATGACTGGCTTTGCCCGGAATGCCGTCATGTCCGTGGCCGGAACCGTTATCGATGCGGTCAAGGCTGGCAAGATCAGGCACTTCTTCCTGGTGGGCGGTTGTGACGGCGCAAAGCCCGGCCGCAACTACTACACGGAATTCGTGGAAAAGGCCCCGGCGGACACGGTTATCCTGACCCTGGCCTGCGGCAAATTCCGTTTCTTTGACAAGAAGCTCGGCGATATCGGAGGCATTCCCCGTCTGCTCGACATCGGCCAGTGCAACGATGCCTATTCCGCCGTGCAGATCGCTCTGGCTCTGGCGGATGCCTTTGAATGCGGCGTCAACGACCTGCCGCTTTCCCTGGTCCTGTCCTGGTATGAACAGAAGGCCGTGGCCATTCTGCTCTCCCTGCTCGCCCTGGGCATCAAAAACATCAAACTCGGACCGACCCTGCCCGCGTTCGTCACGCCCAACGTCCTCAACTACCTGGTGGAGAACTACAACATCGCACCCATCACCACCCCTGATGCGGATCTCGCCGAACTTCTCGGCTAA
- a CDS encoding VOC family protein produces MQTKVDHLVIAATDIDRGVDYAESLLGVQMPKGGVHEKMGTHNHLMQLGDALFLEVIAINPQGEPPTRPRWFGLDDPFVRARLDREPAFLAWVVNTDDIHTLMAQSAISLGRAESVSRGDLNWQFGLPSDGRLLAGGMIPYVIQWGTGEHPAARMADLGCRLIGLDIHHPYPEWIGAVLNSIGPVGMVQVHKAASGTPPYMTASIDTPAGIRLLSSRQDKGC; encoded by the coding sequence ATGCAGACCAAAGTGGACCATCTGGTGATAGCGGCCACGGACATCGACCGGGGCGTGGACTATGCCGAATCACTGCTGGGCGTACAGATGCCCAAGGGAGGGGTGCATGAAAAAATGGGCACCCACAACCACCTGATGCAGTTGGGCGATGCGCTTTTTCTGGAGGTCATCGCCATCAACCCCCAAGGCGAACCGCCCACGAGACCGCGCTGGTTCGGCCTGGACGACCCGTTTGTACGGGCACGGCTTGATCGTGAACCCGCCTTCCTGGCCTGGGTGGTGAATACCGACGACATCCACACCCTCATGGCTCAATCCGCAATCTCCCTTGGACGGGCGGAATCCGTCAGCCGCGGCGACCTCAACTGGCAGTTCGGCCTGCCCTCCGATGGTCGGCTCCTGGCCGGCGGCATGATCCCGTATGTCATCCAGTGGGGAACCGGAGAGCATCCCGCCGCCCGGATGGCGGACCTCGGCTGCCGCCTGATCGGTCTGGACATTCACCACCCCTATCCCGAGTGGATCGGAGCAGTGCTGAATTCCATCGGCCCCGTGGGCATGGTGCAGGTACACAAGGCCGCGTCCGGCACGCCACCCTACATGACGGCCAGCATCGACACCCCCGCAGGCATCCGGCTGCTCAGCAGCAGGCAAGACAAGGGATGCTGA
- a CDS encoding PAS domain S-box protein: MQCRIRSYALSLALTAALLLAVLATPGFANPLGKKQIFLLNSHHHNFKWNEEIYQGLTTALISRETGTVLHAENTDTKRVEFNEQHERQLEEVFEHKYGSKDLDLIMVTDNNAFTFMRRFHSILFPDVPVIFCGVKFFRDGLLDGHPRFTGMTETLDALGPLDRALIFQPKTQDIFTITDNTPTGVPMAQAGSLPRDLPVIRHAFFTPGFDYVQMEKLNIRLTDLPENNVIIKHTSSFYSEHPDLILIGAGFAAVQSMIILALVFNINRRRQAERQLRSVQRTLEERVRERTSKLRDSEEALRTVFDSSHDAVIILDSQGEILEVNRRMIEMFGLGDMDPNDVSIANDISSRDNPFYQTQTILHDVVNGASQNFEWRAKRIKDDQLFDVEVNLTRIVYRGQDAILANIRDISVRKESENNIRQNLTKFEAILDNSLMGIAMSIGRKLVTINRRGAEIFGYKPEELLGNSLDLLLGHYQTENEFVQATKTALRERGEFNSEQAFRSKNGSTVWCRMYAKTVDPESLRKGVIWAWDDVTDSRRAQEDLLRTREDAEAANRAKSEFLAAMSHEIRTPMNAIVGMTDITLQTDLTDNQRDYLKTVKDSAQHLLSIINDILDLSKIEARKLELDCVDFDLSFHVRATMKGLELQARQKGLNMILEIDEDLQQCVKGDPLSVRQVLVNLVGNAIKFTHRGTITVRVLPAKVPILPDKDSRTLGVSFEVEDTGIGIPREFMGTLFQSFSQSTRAFGGTGLGLAICKELISLMGGDIQVTSTVGKGSVFSFTVWFQPGVYCPLPVEDTRGLPDAPTRPVRILVAEDNDVNVMVTTLKLEDLGYSYAVAGTGLEVLDLLKREAFDLILMDIEMPVLDGISTTKAIRSAIPGGPIPDPTIPIVGVTAHALKEFRDKSLEAGMDDYVAKPVDFHELAMIINRLIGSLPVPPKAMTPAETIPSPPREPLATNLESVPTWTPDAAMKNLGVDKTTFTDFLATAQTELLVMTKELHQAFDSMDMDLSRELARTLKSVCVAIGANPAALAASVFMDACQGMGDPGETLEKFKVEIASLLKIMDENP; this comes from the coding sequence ATGCAATGCCGCATCCGTTCATACGCACTGAGCCTTGCTTTGACCGCCGCCTTGCTGCTGGCGGTACTTGCCACTCCCGGTTTTGCCAATCCCCTGGGGAAAAAGCAGATATTCCTGCTCAACTCCCATCATCACAACTTCAAGTGGAACGAAGAAATCTACCAGGGCCTGACAACGGCACTCATCTCCCGCGAGACCGGCACCGTTCTGCATGCAGAGAACACGGACACCAAGCGTGTGGAGTTCAACGAACAACACGAACGGCAACTCGAAGAAGTATTCGAGCACAAATACGGCAGCAAGGATCTGGACCTGATCATGGTCACGGACAACAATGCCTTCACATTCATGCGCCGCTTTCATTCGATATTGTTCCCCGACGTTCCCGTGATCTTCTGTGGGGTGAAATTCTTCCGGGACGGACTGCTCGACGGCCACCCTCGGTTCACGGGCATGACCGAAACCCTCGACGCCCTCGGCCCCCTGGACCGGGCACTGATATTCCAACCCAAGACACAGGACATATTCACCATCACCGACAACACCCCTACGGGTGTACCCATGGCCCAAGCCGGAAGCCTGCCTCGCGACCTCCCGGTCATCCGCCATGCCTTCTTCACACCCGGTTTCGATTATGTGCAGATGGAAAAACTCAACATCCGCCTGACCGACCTGCCTGAGAACAACGTCATCATCAAACACACAAGCTCTTTCTATTCGGAACATCCCGATCTCATCCTGATCGGAGCGGGTTTTGCCGCCGTCCAATCCATGATCATCCTGGCCCTGGTTTTCAACATCAACCGCAGACGCCAGGCGGAAAGACAACTGCGCAGTGTCCAGCGCACACTTGAAGAACGTGTCCGGGAACGCACCAGCAAGCTGCGGGACTCGGAAGAGGCCCTGCGGACCGTTTTCGACAGCTCGCACGACGCCGTCATCATCCTTGACAGCCAGGGGGAAATACTGGAGGTGAACCGGCGCATGATTGAAATGTTCGGGCTCGGCGACATGGACCCAAATGATGTTTCCATCGCCAATGACATCTCCAGCCGGGACAACCCCTTCTACCAGACGCAGACCATCCTGCACGACGTCGTCAACGGAGCATCCCAGAATTTCGAATGGCGAGCCAAGCGGATCAAAGATGACCAGCTGTTCGACGTGGAGGTCAACCTCACCCGCATAGTGTATCGTGGCCAGGACGCCATTCTGGCCAATATCCGGGACATCTCGGTTCGCAAGGAGTCGGAAAACAACATCCGCCAAAACCTGACCAAATTCGAGGCCATCCTGGACAACTCCCTGATGGGCATCGCCATGTCCATCGGCCGCAAGCTCGTGACCATCAATCGCCGTGGCGCGGAAATATTCGGGTACAAGCCGGAAGAGCTCCTGGGCAACAGCCTCGACCTGCTCCTGGGCCACTACCAGACCGAGAACGAATTCGTCCAGGCGACCAAGACTGCCCTGCGTGAACGGGGAGAATTCAACTCGGAACAGGCTTTCAGGAGCAAAAACGGTTCCACGGTCTGGTGCCGCATGTACGCCAAGACCGTTGATCCCGAAAGCCTGCGCAAGGGTGTCATCTGGGCCTGGGACGACGTCACGGATAGCCGCAGAGCCCAGGAGGACCTGTTGCGTACCCGCGAGGACGCCGAAGCCGCCAACAGGGCCAAATCCGAATTCCTGGCGGCCATGAGCCACGAGATCAGGACGCCCATGAACGCCATCGTGGGCATGACCGACATAACGCTGCAGACCGACCTGACCGACAACCAGCGGGACTACCTCAAAACCGTCAAGGACTCCGCACAGCACCTGCTCTCCATCATCAACGACATCCTCGACCTGTCCAAGATCGAAGCCCGCAAGCTGGAGCTGGACTGCGTGGACTTCGACCTGTCTTTCCATGTCAGGGCTACCATGAAAGGCCTGGAACTCCAGGCTCGGCAGAAAGGGTTGAACATGATCCTGGAAATAGACGAGGATCTCCAGCAGTGCGTCAAGGGCGACCCCTTGTCCGTGCGGCAGGTGCTCGTCAATCTGGTGGGCAATGCCATCAAGTTCACGCATAGAGGCACCATCACCGTCCGGGTTTTGCCTGCAAAGGTGCCCATACTGCCGGACAAGGACAGCCGTACACTGGGGGTCTCCTTTGAGGTGGAAGACACCGGCATCGGCATCCCCCGCGAATTCATGGGCACCCTCTTCCAGAGCTTTTCCCAATCCACCCGAGCCTTTGGCGGCACCGGCCTGGGCCTGGCCATCTGCAAGGAGCTCATTTCGCTCATGGGCGGCGACATACAGGTCACCTCCACCGTGGGCAAAGGCAGCGTCTTCTCGTTCACCGTCTGGTTCCAGCCCGGCGTATACTGCCCCCTGCCTGTCGAGGATACCCGCGGCCTGCCCGATGCGCCCACCCGACCCGTCCGCATTCTGGTGGCGGAAGACAACGACGTCAACGTCATGGTCACCACCCTCAAGCTCGAGGACCTCGGTTACTCCTATGCCGTGGCCGGAACCGGCCTCGAGGTTCTGGACCTGCTCAAGCGCGAGGCCTTCGACCTCATCCTCATGGACATTGAAATGCCCGTTCTGGACGGCATCTCCACCACCAAGGCCATCCGCTCGGCCATACCGGGTGGCCCCATTCCCGACCCGACCATCCCCATCGTCGGTGTTACGGCCCACGCCCTCAAGGAGTTCAGGGACAAAAGCCTGGAGGCAGGCATGGACGACTATGTGGCCAAGCCCGTGGACTTCCACGAACTGGCCATGATCATCAACAGATTGATCGGCTCCCTGCCCGTGCCGCCCAAAGCAATGACTCCCGCCGAAACAATCCCCTCTCCTCCAAGGGAACCCCTGGCAACAAATCTCGAATCAGTCCCGACCTGGACCCCGGATGCGGCCATGAAAAACCTCGGAGTGGACAAGACCACCTTCACGGATTTCCTGGCCACCGCCCAAACCGAACTGCTTGTCATGACGAAAGAGCTTCACCAGGCTTTTGACTCTATGGACATGGATCTCTCCCGGGAACTGGCACGCACGCTCAAATCCGTCTGCGTGGCCATAGGAGCCAACCCGGCGGCCTTGGCAGCCTCGGTGTTCATGGATGCCTGCCAGGGCATGGGCGACCCTGGCGAAACACTCGAAAAATTCAAAGTCGAAATAGCTTCTCTCCTGAAAATCATGGACGAAAACCCATAG
- the ercA gene encoding alcohol dehydrogenase-like regulatory protein ErcA, producing the protein MSDNDYSELRKFVAPEFVFGAGAAMLVGQYAANLSIKKALVVTDPVLESIGCLGRIVDRLREEGVNCTVFSDITPNPRHAEVMAGAEVYRREGCDAIVAVGGGSPMDCAKAIGIVCTNNRHVLEFEGVDNVERPGPPLICIPTTAGTAADISQFCIINNTDRHVKIAIVSKTMVPDLALIDPLLTLTMGEDLTAHTGLDALTHAFEAFVSNASSPITDLNAMEAVRLVNEHLLAAVQRPDDMEARTGMMLASTHAGLAFSNAILGAVHAMAHSLGGLLDVPHGLCNAILLDHVVEYNFASEPEKYRKLGLALGAPIPQDAPLDAAREETLNAIRSLKQSVGIKDNLYQLGMTEAVLPLLAENSLADACMLTNPKQPTTNELIELFRQAC; encoded by the coding sequence ATGTCCGACAATGACTACAGTGAGTTACGAAAATTTGTGGCACCTGAATTCGTGTTCGGCGCGGGCGCGGCCATGCTGGTGGGACAATATGCCGCCAACCTGTCCATAAAAAAGGCGTTGGTCGTAACCGACCCTGTACTCGAATCCATCGGCTGTTTGGGCAGAATCGTGGACCGCCTCCGGGAAGAAGGGGTAAATTGCACTGTCTTCTCCGACATCACGCCCAACCCTCGACATGCCGAAGTCATGGCCGGGGCCGAAGTCTACCGCAGGGAAGGATGTGATGCCATCGTGGCTGTGGGAGGAGGCTCTCCCATGGATTGCGCCAAGGCCATCGGCATCGTCTGCACCAACAATCGGCATGTGCTCGAATTCGAGGGTGTAGACAACGTCGAACGCCCCGGACCACCGCTCATATGCATTCCCACCACGGCCGGAACCGCTGCCGACATTTCCCAGTTCTGCATCATCAACAACACGGACCGACACGTAAAGATCGCCATTGTTTCCAAGACCATGGTGCCGGATCTGGCCCTCATCGACCCTCTGCTTACCCTGACCATGGGGGAGGATCTGACCGCCCATACCGGACTGGACGCCTTGACCCATGCCTTTGAGGCCTTTGTCTCAAACGCCTCGTCCCCCATCACCGACCTGAACGCCATGGAAGCCGTGCGCCTGGTCAATGAACACCTGCTTGCCGCCGTGCAACGGCCAGACGACATGGAGGCCAGGACCGGCATGATGCTCGCTTCCACCCATGCGGGGCTGGCCTTTTCCAATGCCATTCTCGGCGCGGTCCATGCCATGGCGCACAGTCTCGGAGGGTTGCTGGACGTGCCCCATGGCTTGTGCAACGCCATTCTGCTGGACCATGTCGTCGAATACAACTTCGCTTCGGAACCGGAAAAATACCGCAAACTCGGTCTGGCACTGGGCGCGCCCATTCCACAAGACGCCCCCTTGGACGCAGCACGGGAGGAAACCCTGAATGCGATTCGTTCCCTCAAGCAGTCCGTGGGCATCAAGGACAATCTGTACCAACTGGGGATGACCGAGGCCGTTCTGCCGCTTCTGGCGGAAAATTCCCTGGCAGACGCCTGTATGCTGACCAATCCGAAACAACCGACGACAAATGAACTCATCGAATTATTCAGACAAGCCTGCTGA
- a CDS encoding PAS domain-containing sensor histidine kinase, whose product MNSSNYSDKPADPELDQTSERQKLIGLGKRSISKSYYPELKTRLDELEQFRALLDRVNDAIFVVDPDTGMILDTSGSTHTLLNCSLQKIKGSLFKNILPQHIRRYADNLFNNETKTTRLETEFRCPETKDSPSVPVEMTLQLVSLGDTRRAIIVARDISERKRNERALKQSHDLLEIRVQERTKELDQANKAKSDFLSTVSHELRTPLTAVLGFTKIIRKKMIDSILPALAHTEGPRLQREAEQIMKNIDIITSEGNRLTSLIDNVLDLAKMEAQKVSYNLTPLQPEEFIQRSVDAISSLFDGTNLVLLLEIEPDLPRVMGDLDRLIQVMVNLFSNGVKFTSEGTITCSARRVGDNVRISVSDTGIGIPADLLETVFEEFSQVGGNKSDRPRGTGLGLPICRHIIEKHGGHIWAESHIRKGSEFAFTLPAMKESP is encoded by the coding sequence ATGAACTCATCGAATTATTCAGACAAGCCTGCTGATCCGGAACTGGACCAGACTTCCGAGCGTCAAAAACTCATCGGTCTGGGCAAACGGTCCATCAGCAAAAGCTACTACCCGGAACTCAAGACCCGTCTTGACGAATTGGAGCAATTCCGTGCCCTGCTGGATAGGGTGAATGATGCCATCTTCGTGGTGGACCCGGACACGGGTATGATACTCGACACGTCAGGATCGACTCACACCCTGCTCAATTGCAGTCTGCAAAAAATCAAAGGCTCCCTGTTCAAGAACATCCTGCCGCAACATATCCGGCGGTATGCCGACAACCTCTTCAACAACGAGACCAAGACGACTCGTCTGGAAACCGAATTCCGCTGTCCCGAAACAAAAGACTCTCCCTCGGTGCCCGTGGAAATGACCCTGCAGCTGGTCTCCCTCGGAGACACGCGCCGGGCAATCATCGTTGCCAGGGACATCAGCGAAAGGAAACGCAACGAACGAGCGCTCAAGCAAAGTCACGACCTCCTTGAAATCCGGGTACAGGAAAGAACTAAGGAGCTTGATCAAGCCAACAAGGCCAAATCCGATTTCCTTTCCACCGTATCCCACGAACTGCGCACCCCGCTCACGGCGGTCCTCGGTTTCACCAAGATCATCCGCAAGAAAATGATCGACTCGATCCTGCCTGCCCTGGCGCATACCGAAGGCCCACGGCTGCAACGGGAAGCGGAACAGATCATGAAAAACATCGATATCATCACCAGCGAGGGCAACAGGTTGACCTCACTCATCGACAACGTTCTCGACCTGGCCAAAATGGAAGCGCAAAAGGTTTCATACAATCTGACCCCACTCCAGCCGGAAGAATTCATCCAGAGGTCGGTGGATGCCATATCCTCCCTGTTCGACGGGACCAACCTGGTGCTCCTGCTCGAAATCGAACCGGACCTTCCCAGGGTCATGGGGGACCTGGACAGGCTGATCCAGGTTATGGTCAACCTTTTTTCCAACGGGGTGAAGTTCACCTCGGAAGGCACGATAACCTGCAGCGCCCGACGCGTGGGCGACAACGTGCGCATCAGCGTTTCGGACACCGGCATAGGAATCCCGGCAGACCTGCTGGAAACCGTTTTCGAAGAGTTCTCTCAAGTGGGAGGAAATAAGTCCGACCGGCCCAGAGGGACCGGTCTCGGCCTGCCCATCTGCCGTCATATCATTGAGAAACACGGAGGCCATATCTGGGCCGAAAGCCACATCCGCAAGGGAAGCGAATTCGCCTTCACCCTACCCGCCATGAAGGAAAGCCCCTGA
- a CDS encoding transporter substrate-binding domain-containing protein, producing the protein MKTTILSILSVLVLFSSPVRAEGPLLFVSDMDFAPYSMVADGGRATGIDVEVLAEAARRAGLELTVQPQEWATLIEMVRQGRCDGATSLFRTPEREQFAMFMDAVPVHFSDYVLFTLAGGRFPFESYDDLAGKTLGQIVGVNLGPEFEAARSAGKMKVVEFQDHREAMKGLLNGTIDAFAGNIDVTYNRLTTMGMTSSIVYLPRKIVSGQPSYAVLSRSSSLEDKDMVIQKIEQALDQMHRDGTYNTIAKRYLFRF; encoded by the coding sequence ATGAAAACGACGATTCTTTCCATTTTGAGTGTTTTGGTTCTGTTTTCAAGTCCTGTCCGGGCCGAGGGGCCGTTGCTGTTCGTTTCAGATATGGATTTTGCGCCGTATTCCATGGTTGCCGACGGCGGCCGTGCAACCGGCATCGACGTGGAAGTCCTTGCCGAGGCAGCCCGCCGGGCCGGACTGGAGTTGACCGTGCAACCCCAGGAATGGGCAACGCTCATCGAGATGGTCCGGCAGGGGCGGTGCGATGGAGCGACTTCGCTTTTCAGAACCCCTGAACGGGAACAATTCGCCATGTTCATGGATGCGGTGCCGGTGCATTTCAGCGATTATGTCCTCTTCACCCTGGCCGGCGGTCGGTTTCCCTTTGAGTCATATGACGATCTGGCCGGAAAGACCCTTGGTCAGATTGTTGGTGTGAACCTGGGCCCGGAGTTCGAAGCAGCCCGCAGTGCCGGGAAAATGAAGGTGGTGGAGTTCCAGGATCACCGGGAGGCCATGAAGGGGTTGCTGAACGGCACTATCGACGCCTTTGCCGGCAATATCGATGTGACCTATAACCGGCTCACGACCATGGGCATGACCAGTTCCATCGTGTATCTTCCAAGGAAGATTGTGAGCGGACAGCCTTCCTATGCTGTCCTTTCCCGGTCATCAAGCCTTGAGGACAAGGACATGGTCATCCAAAAAATCGAGCAGGCTTTGGATCAGATGCACAGGGACGGAACCTACAATACCATCGCAAAACGGTACCTGTTCCGTTTCTAG